From a region of the Prevotella melaninogenica genome:
- a CDS encoding FtsW/RodA/SpoVE family cell cycle protein yields MKNKSLSNIFKGDKVIWMVFFFLCIISIIEVYSASSSLSYTGGNYWSPIIYHCSILIVGIALMVVVLNIKCRYFKLITPIVLGMSILLLAWVLAAGQSTNGASRWISFAGIQFQPSELAKGALVLAIAQILSAMQTEHGADRKAFKYIMWLSGGIILLILGENLSTAMLIGLTVILMMFVGRVPFNQLGRLIGFIVLLGVFVLSMVMLVGDDKKAEDELSAKQNLTEQTVAVQQEESPGFFGKILHRADTWKARVKKFFSNEYVAPKDYDLDKDAQVAHANIAIASSDVVGKGPGNSNERDFLSQAFSDFIYAIIIEEMGIGGAIFVAFLYIILLFRTGIIANRCENSFPAFLAMGIAFLLVTQALFNMLVAVGLAPVTGQPLPLISKGGTSTIINCVYIGVILSVSRSAKKKKEEKKPSEKVSHAIV; encoded by the coding sequence ATGAAGAATAAATCTCTCAGTAACATATTCAAAGGAGACAAGGTTATTTGGATGGTCTTCTTCTTCCTATGTATCATCAGTATCATTGAGGTATATTCAGCCTCAAGTTCACTGTCGTACACAGGAGGTAACTACTGGAGTCCTATCATCTACCATTGTAGCATCCTCATTGTAGGAATTGCTCTGATGGTAGTTGTATTAAATATTAAATGTCGTTACTTCAAACTCATCACACCTATCGTACTGGGCATGTCCATACTATTGCTGGCATGGGTACTCGCAGCAGGACAAAGTACGAATGGAGCAAGCCGTTGGATTAGCTTTGCAGGTATTCAATTCCAACCTTCCGAATTAGCTAAGGGAGCCTTGGTATTAGCTATTGCACAGATTCTTAGCGCAATGCAAACCGAACATGGAGCTGACCGAAAAGCCTTTAAATATATCATGTGGCTATCGGGTGGTATTATTCTCCTGATTCTCGGTGAGAATCTTTCCACAGCGATGCTCATTGGTTTGACCGTAATATTGATGATGTTTGTGGGAAGAGTTCCTTTCAATCAGTTAGGTCGTTTGATAGGTTTCATCGTCTTACTTGGAGTTTTCGTCCTGTCTATGGTGATGCTCGTGGGTGATGATAAGAAGGCTGAGGACGAATTGTCTGCTAAACAAAACCTTACAGAACAAACGGTAGCTGTGCAGCAAGAGGAATCACCCGGCTTCTTTGGTAAAATACTTCACCGTGCTGACACTTGGAAAGCACGTGTAAAGAAATTCTTTAGTAACGAATACGTTGCGCCAAAAGATTATGACTTAGATAAAGATGCGCAGGTGGCACATGCAAACATAGCCATCGCTTCATCAGATGTCGTTGGTAAAGGACCAGGAAACTCTAATGAAAGAGACTTCCTTTCACAAGCCTTCTCCGACTTTATCTATGCTATTATCATTGAGGAGATGGGTATCGGTGGAGCTATCTTCGTAGCCTTCCTTTACATTATCCTTCTTTTCAGAACGGGTATTATAGCCAATAGATGCGAAAACTCTTTCCCTGCTTTTCTCGCTATGGGTATCGCTTTCCTCTTGGTTACACAGGCCTTGTTCAACATGTTAGTAGCTGTAGGATTGGCACCAGTTACTGGACAGCCACTCCCTCTTATCAGTAAGGGTGGTACTTCAACTATCATTAATTGCGTCTACATAGGCGTAATACTCAGTGTAAGCCGTTCGGCAAAGAAAAAGAAAGAAGAAAAGAAACCTTCTGAGAAAGTTTCACATGCAATAGTCTAA
- the murG gene encoding undecaprenyldiphospho-muramoylpentapeptide beta-N-acetylglucosaminyltransferase has translation MDEELRIIISGGGTGGHIFPAVSIANAIKAKHPEAKILFVGADGRMEMQRVPAAGYEIKGLPIKGFDRANKLKNFEVLCKLWKSLRMARQIIKDFKPQVAVGVGGYASGATLYECAKMGIPCLIQEQNSYAGVTNKLLSKRVKKICVAYEGMDRFFPADKIIMTGNPVRQNVLSTPLSVEEARESFGLDPNKKTILLVGGSLGARTINRSVIEHLDLIKQSDVQFIWQTGKFYHQQILDSMKGKELPNLKIMDFISDMGAAYKAADLVISRAGASSISEFQLIGKPVILVPSPNVAEDHQTKNAMALVNKDAALCVKDVDAPDSLIKLALDTITNDEKLASLSENAKKMGLKNSADIIADEVIKLIKG, from the coding sequence ATGGACGAAGAATTAAGAATTATCATCAGCGGTGGTGGCACGGGAGGACATATCTTCCCTGCAGTATCAATTGCTAATGCCATCAAGGCAAAACACCCAGAGGCGAAGATTCTCTTTGTGGGTGCTGATGGACGTATGGAGATGCAACGTGTTCCTGCTGCTGGTTATGAGATAAAAGGACTACCTATCAAAGGTTTCGACCGTGCTAATAAGCTAAAGAACTTTGAAGTACTTTGCAAACTTTGGAAGAGTCTTCGTATGGCTCGCCAGATTATAAAAGACTTCAAACCACAGGTTGCTGTGGGTGTTGGTGGTTATGCCAGTGGTGCCACGCTCTATGAGTGTGCAAAGATGGGCATCCCATGTCTTATCCAGGAGCAGAATTCTTATGCTGGTGTGACCAACAAGCTATTGTCAAAGCGTGTGAAGAAGATTTGTGTTGCTTACGAAGGTATGGACCGCTTCTTCCCTGCTGATAAGATTATCATGACGGGTAACCCTGTTCGTCAGAACGTACTCTCTACCCCACTCTCTGTTGAAGAGGCACGTGAGAGCTTTGGCCTTGACCCTAACAAGAAGACGATCCTCCTCGTTGGTGGTAGTCTTGGAGCAAGAACTATCAATCGCTCAGTCATTGAACACCTTGATCTCATTAAACAATCAGACGTTCAATTCATATGGCAAACGGGTAAGTTCTATCATCAACAGATATTGGATTCTATGAAGGGTAAGGAACTTCCGAACCTGAAGATAATGGACTTTATCAGTGATATGGGTGCTGCATATAAGGCTGCTGACCTTGTTATCAGTCGTGCTGGCGCAAGTTCTATCAGTGAATTCCAGCTTATCGGAAAGCCTGTTATCTTGGTACCAAGTCCAAATGTGGCAGAAGATCATCAGACAAAGAATGCAATGGCATTGGTCAATAAAGATGCTGCACTTTGCGTAAAGGATGTTGATGCACCTGACTCTTTGATAAAACTTGCACTCGATACCATTACAAATGATGAGAAGTTGGCAAGTCTTAGTGAGAATGCTAAGAAGATGGGGCTGAAGAACTCCGCAGATATTATTGCTGACGAGGTTATCAAACTCATTAAGGGATAA
- the murC gene encoding UDP-N-acetylmuramate--L-alanine ligase produces the protein MELKDIKSVYFVGAGGIGMSAIARYFLHKGLIVAGYDKTPSELTHTLEKEGMDIHYEENVQLIPAACKEPASTLVIYTPAIPSKHAELVYFRENGFEIQKRAQVLGTLTRTHKGLCFAGTHGKTTTSSMCAHLMHQSHLDCNAFLGGISKNYGTNYILSDHSDFVVIEADEFDRSFHWLRPWMSVITSTDPDHLDIYGTKEAYLESFRHYTELIQKGGALIIHKELEMKPNVQEGVRIYEYSRDEGDFHAENIRIANGTITFDFVSPIENIKDIELGQPIPINIENGISAMAMAQLNGCTAEELRNGMKTYGGVDRRFDFKIKDSRHVFLSDYAHHPKEILQSAKSLKELYADKKVTAIFQPHLYTRTRDFYKEFAEALSHFDEVVLTEIYPAREEPIPGVTSELIYDNLSPNVKKQMIKKDDVLDFVKSRDFDVLVVLGAGNLDNYVPEIAKILNEK, from the coding sequence ATGGAACTCAAAGATATTAAATCAGTTTACTTCGTAGGTGCAGGTGGCATCGGTATGAGTGCTATTGCTCGTTATTTCCTTCATAAAGGATTGATAGTAGCGGGTTACGATAAAACTCCATCTGAACTTACCCACACTTTGGAGAAAGAAGGAATGGACATTCACTATGAGGAGAATGTTCAACTCATCCCTGCAGCGTGTAAAGAACCAGCGTCAACATTGGTAATCTACACACCTGCCATCCCTTCTAAACACGCTGAGCTGGTTTACTTCCGTGAGAATGGCTTTGAGATTCAGAAACGTGCACAGGTTCTCGGCACGCTCACCCGAACACATAAGGGTCTTTGCTTTGCTGGAACACATGGAAAGACAACGACTTCCAGTATGTGTGCACACCTTATGCACCAAAGTCATTTGGACTGTAATGCCTTCCTTGGTGGTATTTCCAAGAACTATGGCACTAATTATATCCTCTCTGACCACAGCGACTTTGTTGTGATTGAGGCAGACGAGTTCGACCGCTCGTTTCATTGGCTGCGTCCTTGGATGAGCGTTATCACCTCAACAGACCCTGATCACTTGGACATTTATGGTACAAAAGAGGCTTACCTTGAGAGTTTCCGTCACTATACAGAACTCATCCAAAAGGGAGGTGCACTCATCATCCACAAAGAATTAGAGATGAAACCAAACGTACAAGAAGGTGTTAGAATCTATGAATACAGCCGTGATGAAGGCGACTTCCACGCTGAGAACATACGAATTGCAAACGGAACAATCACCTTTGACTTCGTTTCTCCTATCGAGAACATAAAGGATATTGAGCTTGGACAACCCATACCTATCAACATTGAAAACGGTATCTCTGCAATGGCTATGGCTCAACTCAATGGCTGTACGGCAGAAGAATTGCGCAATGGAATGAAGACATATGGTGGTGTTGATCGTCGTTTCGACTTCAAGATAAAGGATAGTCGCCACGTCTTCCTCTCAGACTATGCGCATCATCCAAAGGAGATTCTGCAGAGTGCAAAGAGTCTTAAGGAACTTTATGCTGACAAGAAGGTTACTGCAATCTTCCAGCCACACCTCTACACACGAACACGTGACTTCTATAAGGAGTTTGCAGAGGCACTCAGTCATTTCGATGAAGTGGTATTGACGGAGATTTATCCTGCTCGTGAAGAACCTATTCCAGGTGTAACAAGCGAGCTCATCTATGACAACCTTAGTCCTAATGTTAAGAAACAGATGATTAAAAAGGACGATGTTCTCGACTTTGTAAAGTCAAGAGACTTTGACGTTTTGGTTGTTTTGGGTGCAGGAAATCTCGACAATTATGTCCCAGAGATTGCAAAGATACTCAACGAGAAATAA
- a CDS encoding cell division protein FtsQ, with protein MHIKWKKIIITALDIVLAIYLIMAVTSWNKPDESKQLCTKVNINISDSNNAGFLTATEIKQILEKVHLYPLNKKITDINPRNIEEALKVGPFINTAQCYKTKDGHVNIYITQRMPIIRIKSSNGADYYLDDNGGILPNSKYTSDLIIATGNIDNNFARLYIAPLAKAISAEPLWLNQIEQINVLPDRGIELVPRVGNHIIFMGYLPKNNGPWKRKHDINIFVKKKLSRLEKFYRYGLSQAGWNKYSYIDIEFDNQIICKKRDEKAEKEEEDALLKKAQSEQVEGVQRTEEEERDKARKEVKRQEDASAGLTE; from the coding sequence ATGCACATTAAGTGGAAAAAGATAATTATCACTGCGCTGGACATTGTACTGGCTATTTATCTCATCATGGCAGTTACCTCATGGAACAAGCCTGATGAGAGCAAACAGCTATGCACCAAAGTGAATATCAACATATCTGACTCTAACAATGCAGGCTTTCTTACCGCTACAGAAATCAAACAAATATTAGAGAAGGTACACCTCTATCCCCTCAATAAGAAGATAACTGACATCAATCCACGCAACATTGAGGAGGCATTAAAAGTGGGACCATTCATCAATACAGCCCAGTGTTACAAGACTAAAGACGGACACGTCAACATCTATATTACTCAACGTATGCCGATTATCCGCATTAAGAGTAGCAATGGAGCTGATTACTATCTTGATGATAATGGAGGAATACTCCCGAACTCTAAGTACACCAGTGACTTGATCATTGCAACTGGCAATATAGACAATAACTTTGCACGCCTTTATATTGCTCCCCTTGCCAAGGCTATCAGTGCTGAACCACTATGGCTGAACCAAATAGAGCAGATTAATGTCCTACCAGACAGAGGCATCGAGTTAGTTCCACGTGTCGGCAATCATATCATCTTCATGGGTTACTTGCCTAAGAACAATGGGCCCTGGAAGCGCAAACATGATATAAACATCTTCGTTAAAAAGAAGTTGTCACGCTTAGAGAAGTTCTATCGATATGGTCTTTCACAGGCTGGTTGGAACAAATACTCTTACATCGACATAGAATTCGACAACCAAATCATCTGTAAGAAACGTGATGAGAAAGCCGAAAAAGAAGAAGAGGACGCATTGCTAAAGAAGGCTCAGTCTGAACAAGTAGAAGGCGTACAACGTACAGAAGAGGAGGAAAGAGATAAAGCCCGCAAGGAAGTGAAACGGCAAGAAGATGCCTCAGCAGGACTTACGGAATAA
- the ftsA gene encoding cell division protein FtsA: MAEFIVAIELGSSKITGIAGKKNLDGSISVLAVVKEDATQCIRKGVVYNIDKTGQCLTGIINKLRKQLKYEISQVYVGVGGQSIRSVRNVIVKDLPTDTIITSDMINELMDANRNMTYPDQEILDAATQEYKVDNQFVLDPVGIKATRLEGNFLNILWRKAFYDNLNNCFEKSGISIAEMYLAPLALADAVLSEAEKRGGCVLVDFGADTTTVSVYYKNILRHLAVIPLGGNNITKDIASLQMEEKDAEAMKLKYGSAFTENNDIDNTLKYSIDSERTVESRKFIEIVEARIGEIVENVWCQVPSDYADKLLGGIILTGGGMNLKNIERCIRNTTHIDKIRKANFVTHTIASSNANITAKNGDMNTILGLLIKGEMNCAGPEYNPAQSNLFNNEDIAVATPIDQQQQPYTPSSTTRQGQGIVPTPEEKKKAEAERRKREEEERKLREEEEARERELEEEKRRNSFWNKFSRKVKEFGKTIMSEDEE, encoded by the coding sequence ATGGCAGAGTTCATAGTAGCCATTGAATTAGGCTCATCAAAGATTACGGGAATCGCTGGCAAAAAGAATCTTGACGGCAGTATCTCCGTGCTTGCTGTTGTAAAGGAAGACGCTACACAGTGTATTCGCAAGGGTGTCGTTTACAACATCGACAAGACCGGACAGTGCCTCACTGGCATCATCAACAAACTAAGAAAACAACTGAAGTATGAGATTTCTCAGGTCTATGTAGGCGTGGGAGGACAGTCTATACGAAGCGTTCGTAACGTTATCGTAAAGGATCTGCCTACTGATACCATCATTACCTCAGATATGATTAATGAGTTAATGGATGCCAACCGCAATATGACTTATCCTGACCAGGAGATTCTCGATGCTGCCACACAGGAGTATAAGGTTGACAACCAGTTTGTTCTTGACCCAGTCGGTATCAAAGCCACTCGCCTTGAGGGTAACTTCCTTAATATCCTTTGGCGCAAGGCTTTCTATGATAACCTCAACAACTGCTTTGAGAAGTCTGGTATCTCTATTGCCGAGATGTACCTTGCACCTTTGGCTCTGGCTGATGCCGTTTTGAGCGAGGCTGAGAAACGTGGAGGTTGTGTATTGGTTGACTTCGGTGCTGACACAACAACAGTTTCAGTATACTACAAGAACATTCTCCGTCACTTGGCAGTTATTCCATTGGGTGGTAACAATATTACAAAGGACATTGCCAGCCTACAGATGGAAGAAAAGGATGCTGAGGCGATGAAGCTTAAATATGGTTCTGCTTTCACTGAGAATAACGATATTGACAATACATTAAAATACTCTATCGACTCAGAACGTACCGTAGAGAGCCGTAAGTTCATTGAAATCGTTGAGGCACGTATTGGCGAAATCGTTGAGAATGTATGGTGTCAGGTACCATCTGACTATGCCGACAAACTCCTTGGCGGTATCATTCTCACTGGTGGCGGTATGAACTTGAAGAACATTGAACGCTGTATTCGTAATACCACACATATCGACAAGATTCGCAAAGCAAACTTCGTCACACATACCATCGCTTCAAGCAATGCTAATATCACAGCTAAGAATGGTGACATGAACACAATTCTCGGTTTGCTTATCAAGGGTGAGATGAACTGTGCTGGACCAGAATACAACCCTGCACAGAGCAATCTCTTCAACAACGAAGACATTGCAGTAGCAACTCCTATCGATCAACAGCAGCAACCTTATACGCCATCATCTACAACCAGACAGGGACAAGGTATTGTTCCAACACCTGAAGAGAAGAAGAAGGCTGAAGCTGAGCGTCGCAAACGTGAAGAGGAAGAGCGCAAACTACGTGAGGAAGAGGAAGCAAGAGAGCGCGAACTCGAAGAGGAGAAGCGTCGCAATAGCTTCTGGAACAAATTCTCACGTAAGGTGAAAGAGTTCGGAAAAACCATTATGAGTGAGGATGAAGAATAA
- the ftsZ gene encoding cell division protein FtsZ codes for MADNNNKMDILDFGDGDVADSIIKVIGVGGGGGNAVNHMYREGIHDVTFVLCNTDAQALNDSPVPVHLQLGKEGLGAGNRPERARQAAEETSEDIKRMLNDGTKMAFITAGMGGGTGTGAAPVIARVSKELGILTVGIVTIPFRFEGAKKIDQALDGVEEMAKHVDALLVINNERLREIYPELSLLNGFRKADDTLSVAAKSIAEIITVHGIMNLDFNDVKTVLKDGGVAIMSTGYGEGEGRVKQAIEDALNSPLLNDNDVYKSKKILLSINFNTDDKDNPGLTMEEMGDVTEFMNHFSADFELKWGLAIDPELDKKVKVTILATGFGIEDVDGMGSHIKKQTQEDAARQAEEEEKAAERRDRRDRFYKDNNSSQYKHRPHIYRFTADELDNEDVILAVENTPTYKRTKQMIKDIKRISNPEQDNEDNENKEGAVEGVISFV; via the coding sequence ATGGCAGACAACAATAATAAAATGGATATATTAGACTTCGGTGACGGCGATGTAGCTGATAGCATCATCAAGGTCATTGGTGTCGGTGGTGGTGGTGGTAACGCCGTAAACCACATGTACAGAGAAGGTATCCACGATGTGACCTTCGTACTCTGCAACACGGATGCGCAAGCACTCAACGACTCTCCTGTTCCTGTTCATCTGCAATTGGGTAAGGAAGGATTAGGTGCTGGAAACCGTCCTGAGCGTGCACGTCAGGCAGCTGAAGAGACCAGCGAGGATATCAAGCGTATGCTCAACGATGGTACGAAGATGGCATTTATCACCGCTGGTATGGGTGGTGGTACGGGTACTGGTGCAGCACCAGTCATCGCACGTGTCAGCAAGGAATTGGGTATTCTCACCGTGGGTATCGTTACCATTCCATTCCGTTTCGAGGGAGCTAAGAAGATAGATCAGGCGTTGGATGGCGTTGAAGAGATGGCAAAGCACGTCGATGCGCTGCTCGTTATCAACAACGAACGTCTCCGCGAGATTTATCCAGAGCTGAGCTTGCTCAATGGTTTCCGTAAGGCTGACGACACCCTGAGCGTCGCTGCTAAGAGTATTGCAGAGATTATCACCGTTCATGGTATTATGAACCTCGACTTCAACGATGTTAAGACAGTCCTCAAAGATGGCGGTGTAGCTATCATGTCAACCGGTTATGGTGAGGGTGAAGGTCGTGTGAAGCAGGCAATTGAGGATGCACTCAACTCACCATTGCTCAACGATAATGATGTCTATAAGTCTAAGAAGATCCTGCTCTCTATCAACTTCAACACTGACGACAAGGACAACCCTGGTCTGACAATGGAGGAAATGGGCGATGTGACAGAGTTCATGAACCACTTCAGCGCTGACTTCGAGTTGAAATGGGGACTTGCTATTGACCCTGAGCTCGACAAGAAGGTTAAGGTTACTATCCTTGCAACGGGCTTCGGTATCGAGGATGTTGACGGTATGGGTAGCCATATCAAGAAGCAGACACAAGAGGATGCAGCACGCCAGGCAGAGGAAGAGGAGAAGGCTGCAGAGCGTCGTGACCGTCGTGATCGTTTCTATAAGGACAACAACAGTTCACAATACAAGCATCGTCCACACATCTATCGCTTTACAGCGGATGAGCTCGACAACGAGGATGTTATCCTTGCTGTAGAGAACACACCAACCTATAAGCGTACAAAACAGATGATTAAGGACATCAAGCGCATCAGCAATCCTGAGCAAGATAATGAAGATAACGAAAACAAAGAAGGCGCTGTTGAAGGCGTTATTAGCTTCGTATAA
- a CDS encoding Bor/Iss family lipoprotein has product MKIVKIKNLILAGLVVSTMSSCYSVTTCVGNVKVDDPAVKVNTVKNHHFIYGLVNGGNTKLEDTKYVGTRKNYKVKKSTTFVDGLLEAITFGLYTPTTTTYYLPVDQLCK; this is encoded by the coding sequence ATGAAAATTGTAAAAATCAAGAATCTGATTCTTGCAGGTTTGGTAGTATCAACTATGTCTTCTTGCTACAGTGTAACAACTTGCGTTGGTAATGTTAAGGTTGACGATCCTGCAGTAAAGGTAAACACTGTAAAAAATCACCATTTCATTTATGGTTTAGTTAATGGTGGAAACACGAAGCTTGAAGATACAAAGTATGTAGGAACTCGCAAGAACTACAAAGTGAAGAAAAGCACTACTTTCGTAGATGGTCTGCTTGAAGCTATCACTTTTGGTCTATATACTCCTACAACAACGACATATTACTTGCCAGTTGACCAACTCTGTAAATAA
- a CDS encoding YeiH family protein, protein MKLTEQRSSMLHGVLLITLFACAAFYIGDMGWVKALSLSPMVVGIILGMLYANSLRNNLPDTWVPGIAFCGKRVLRFGIILYGFRLTFQDVVAVGFPAIIVDVIIVCGTILLGVLVGRLLKMDRSIALLAACGSGICGAAAVLGVDGAIRPKPYKTAVAVATVVIFGTLSMFLYPILYRAGVFDLSPDAMGIFAGSTIHEVAHVVGAGNAMGAAVSNSAIIVKMIRVMMLVPVLLVIAFFVAKNVAERDDEVGGSRKINIPWFAILFLVVIGFNSLNLLPKELVDFINTLDTFLLTMAMSALGAETSIDKFKKAGFKPFLLAAILWCWLIGGGYCLAKYLVPMLGVGC, encoded by the coding sequence ATGAAGTTAACAGAACAGCGTAGTAGTATGCTTCATGGTGTACTGCTGATTACTTTGTTTGCCTGTGCAGCGTTCTATATCGGTGATATGGGATGGGTGAAAGCACTTTCATTGAGTCCGATGGTTGTTGGTATTATCTTGGGTATGCTTTACGCCAACAGTCTGCGCAATAATCTTCCAGATACTTGGGTGCCTGGTATTGCCTTCTGTGGAAAACGTGTTTTGCGCTTTGGAATTATCCTTTATGGTTTCCGTTTGACCTTTCAAGACGTGGTAGCTGTGGGTTTCCCTGCTATAATCGTGGATGTAATTATCGTATGTGGAACGATTCTTTTGGGTGTTTTGGTAGGTAGACTCTTGAAAATGGACCGCAGTATAGCTCTTTTGGCAGCTTGTGGAAGTGGTATCTGTGGAGCCGCAGCGGTGTTAGGTGTCGACGGAGCTATTCGTCCGAAGCCTTATAAGACAGCTGTAGCGGTAGCGACGGTGGTAATCTTCGGTACACTTTCAATGTTCCTTTATCCTATTCTTTATCGTGCAGGTGTTTTTGATTTATCACCCGATGCAATGGGAATCTTTGCGGGTTCAACGATTCATGAGGTGGCTCATGTCGTCGGTGCAGGTAATGCGATGGGTGCTGCAGTGAGCAATTCTGCGATTATCGTCAAGATGATTCGTGTGATGATGTTGGTACCTGTGTTGTTGGTTATAGCTTTCTTTGTTGCAAAGAATGTTGCAGAGCGAGACGATGAGGTTGGCGGTAGTCGTAAGATAAACATCCCTTGGTTTGCTATCCTCTTTCTTGTGGTCATCGGTTTTAACTCATTGAACTTACTTCCAAAAGAGCTTGTCGACTTTATCAATACCCTCGACACCTTCCTTCTTACCATGGCTATGTCTGCGCTCGGTGCTGAAACGAGTATTGATAAGTTTAAGAAAGCAGGCTTTAAACCTTTCCTCTTGGCAGCAATTCTATGGTGCTGGCTGATCGGTGGAGGTTATTGCTTGGCAAAGTATTTGGTGCCTATGTTAGGTGTTGGGTGTTAA